The window GATAATCGCAAAATCACGACGATTGATTTTAAAAACATCGGTGATCTGATTTATTTAATCGGATCTACCGGCAATGACTTTAATGGATCTGAAATCCAAAAGCTGCAGACCGGAAAAATCTCGGGGAAATTATTCGACTTTGATGCCGGTGCCGAATTGAGTAATCAAAAATTAGTCTTAAATGCGATTAATGCTGATTTATTGAAATCCGCTCATGACCTCAGCGAAGGAGGACTGATTGTTGCTTTGTTTGAAGCAGCTTTTGAAACAAACTTTGCTTTTGAAGTCGATCTTAAACTCGATGATGCACAACTTTTTGCGGAAACAAATAGTCGCTTTATTGTCACGGTTGATCCTGCAAAACGACATACCTTTGAAAAAATTGCTGGTGATAAAGCTGAACTGGTTGGTCGGGTTACTAGTGGAAAATGTTTTCAAATTAAAACGAATCAAAGCAGTTTTTCGGTTGAAAAAGAACAGGCAGTCAGTACCTGGCAAAATTCGATCGCGGATTTAATGGAGTAAACGAGGAAAAAATGACGGAATTGCAAACTGCAACAGATTTTCGCGGACTGAATGAAGAATGCGGTTTATTCGGTGTTTGGGGATTGCCTGATGCCGCTCAAACAACTTTTTATGGTATGCATGCCTTACAGCATCGCGGTCAGGAGGGTGCCGGAATTGTTTCAAATGACGATGGCCGACTTTGGCAGCGCCGTGGTCTTGGGCTCTTGTCGGATGTTTTCCGTAATCCGGAAAAAATTGCCAGTCTAAAAGGCAGCTCGGCGATCGGCCACGTACGTTACGCAACCGCTGGTACTCACGGAATTGAAAATATTCAACCTTATTTAGTTCACTTTAATGATTATCAAATTGCTCTTGCCCACAATGGCAATATTACAAATGCTTTGACTTTGAGGAAACAACTCGAAGATACCGGATCGATTTTTCAATCGTCATCAGACTCGGAAATTTTGTTGCATTTAATTCGTCGCTCTCGTCAGAACTCAATGAAAGAAAAAATTGCCGAATCTTTAAGACAACTGCGCGGAGGCTTTGCTTTTCTTTTATTGACTCCCGATGCTCTTTTCGCTGCTCTTGATCCACATGGTTTTCGTCCTTTCTGTATTGGAAAATTACCTGGTGGTCAATATGTGGTAGCTTCTGAAACAGCCGCTTTGAATATGACTGATGCTGAATTTGTTCGCGATGTTCAACCGGGCGAACTAATTACTATTAATGATCAGGGCATGCAAATCGATCATTACACAAATAATGTGACTTTAAATATCGACGCCATGGAATATATTTATTTTGCTCGACCTGATTCGACGATTTATGGTGTTAATGTGCATATTGCTCGTAAGCACATGGGCCGTTGCTTAGCCCGCGAACAACCGGTTGCTGGAGCTGATATTGTTGTTGGTGTTCCAAACTCTTCCTTGTCGGCTGCTCAGGGCTATGCCGAAGAAGCCGGATTGCCAAATGAAATGGGGTTGGTTAAAAATCAATATATTGCTCGGACCTTTATTCAGCCAAATCAAGATAAACGTGAGCGAGCAGTACGAATGAAACTTTCGGCCATCAAGGAAGTTGTTAATGGAAAATCAATTGTGTTGGTTGACGATTCGATCGTTCGTGGCACTACTTCTATGTATATTATTCGTATGTTAAAGGATGCCGGAGCTAAAGAAGTTCATGTTCGGATTGCTTCGCCGGCTTTTAAGTATCCCTCCTTTTATGGTGTTGATATGCAAACGACAACCGAATTAATGGCCGCAAATCATAGTTTGGAAGAAATGACCAAAATGATTCAGGCTGATTCTTTGGCTTTTCTGTCCGTCCAAGGACTTGTCGATTCGATTAATTTAAAGACCCCATATAATGGAAGCGGACTGACAACTGCTTATTTTGATGGCCATTATCCTTCACCGATCTATGATTATCAAGCATCGCTGCAGGATAAGGTTGATGCAGGACTGGTTAATTTTGATCCTGAACCTATTGCCATTATGCCGGAAATTTTTTCTGTTAGGAAAGGTATTTAAAATGGTTGATGCATATTCCTTAGCCGGTGTTGATATCGAGGCCGGTAATCTGGCAGTCAAAAAAATGTCAACAGCGGTTAAATCGACTTATAATGACCAGGTTCTTGCTGGTATCGGAGGTTTTGCTTCTCTTTTTAAATTTCCGAAAGGATATCGTAAACCGATTTTGGTTTCCGGAACCGACGGTGTTGGTTCGAAACTTTTATTGGCTCAAGCTGCTAATGAACACCAATCAATTGGTCAGGACCTAGTAGCTATGGTTGTAAACGACTTGCTTGCTCAAGGCGCCAAACCACTTTTTATGCTTGATTACATTGGTATTGACAAAGTTGCTTCGGATAAAGTGTCGGAAATTGTTAGTGGAATTGCCAAAGCTTGTCGACAATCAAAAATGGCTTTAATTGGTGGTGAAACGGCCGAACTGCCCGACATGTACGCTAAAGACGAATATGACCTAGCTGCTTTTGCAGTGGGGGTCGTTGAGGAAGACAAAATTTTAAATGGCAGTCGACTTCAAATTGGGGACGCACTGCTTGGAATAGCTTCAAATGGTCTGCATTCCAATGGCTACAGCTTGGTTAGAAATTTATTGCTCACTCAGGCAAAGAAGACTTGGCAGCAACTAGATGATTCTTTACAAAAGGAATTATTAAAACCCACCCGTATTTATGCGGCATCGCTGATTCCGCTCTTGAATAACAACAAAATTCATGCACTATCGCATATTACCGGTGGAGGCCTTTTGGAAAATGTTCCGCGAATGTTGAGCGATCAAACAGCTGTCGAAATTAATTGGGACAGTTGGCCAATTCCGGGAATTTTTCAGAGACTGCAGGAAATCGGTAAACTTTCTACTCACGAAATGCAGGAAACATTCAATTTGGGTATCGGAATGGTTGCGGCTGTTTCAGATAAAGAATCTGCCGAAATAATGAATCAACTTAAAGAAAGTGGCGAAAAAGTCTATCAAATCGGAAAAGTTGTTTCCCGAGCAAAGGGTCAGCGAATAATCAAATTTATCGGGAATGAGCCATGGAAAGAAAAATCATGAATCCGATTAAACTAGCTGTTTTTGCTTCTGGAAACGGAACTAATTTCACGGCTCTTGTTAATTATGTGAAAAAACAATTACCGAACGTAGAAATCGTTCGTCTGATTGTTGATCATAAAAATGCTTTTGTTATTCAAAGAGCGAAAAAATTTGGAATACCATCAACTTATATTAATTATCGAAAGTTTATCGATAAGTCCGATGCTGAAACTAAAATTATTGGTTGCTTAAAAGAAAATCAGGTTAGTGGAATCTTACTCGCCGGTTTTATGCGAATCATTGGTCCGAATTTATTATCAGCTTTTCCAAACAGAATTATCAACATTCATCCGGCTCTTTTACCGAGTTTTCCAGGTCGGCATGGAATTGAAGATGCATTTGAATATGGTGTCAAAGTGACCGGTGTGACAATTCACTATGTTGATAATGGGATTGATTCGGGAAAAATAATTGCTCAAGCTCCTGTAAGAATAAAAGAAAGCGATAATTTGGAAAGTTTGGAAAAAAGAATTCATCGATTGGAACACAGATTATATCCACAAACGTTAAGGCAACTAATTAAAAAAGGAGTTTTCACAGTATGAAAAGAGCATTGCTAAGTGTATCCGATAAAAGAGGCTTGATTGATTTTGCCAAAGGTCTGATTGAAAATGATTACGAAATAATTTCGACCGGTGGAACTTTAAAATTTTTGACAGAGGCCGGGGTTAAAGCGAAGGTTGTTGAAGAAATTACCGGTTTTCCGGAAATATTGGATGGGAGAGTAAAAACGCTTCATCCAAAAATTCATGCCGGTTTGCTTGCTAAAAGAGAAAATTTCGAACATATGAAGACTTTAAAGGATCACGATATTACGCCGATCGATTTACTGGCGGTTAATCTTTATCCTTTCAAGGAAACAATTGAAAAAAATAATGTTTCTTACGACGAAGCAATTGAAAATATTGACATCGGTGGACCGTCAATGCTTCGTTCCGCTGCTAAAAATGCACGAGATGTGATTGTTGTTGTCGATCCGGATGATTACGATTTAGTATTAAAAGTGATTGCAAATAGCACTATTAGTGATGATTTTCGACAACATTTACAAGCAAAAACTTTTCGTCATACAGCGGCCTATGATGCATTAATTGCTAATTATCTTTCCAAAGAAGAATATCCGGAAAAGTTAACTGTAACTTATGACAAGGACTTTGATTTACGCTATGGTGAAAATCCGAATCAGACAGCCGCTGTTTATGCAGATGTGATTCCGAAAGCCTATTCGATTCTGCAGGCAAAAATTCTTCATGGTAAAAAGTTAAGTTATAACAATATCAAAGACGCCGATGCTGCTCTAAGAACGATCGCCGACTTTCAAGATCAACCGACTGTTGTAACTTTGAAGCACATGAATCCAGCTGGAATCGGTCAAGCAAGCACAATTGAAAATGCTTGGGACAAAGCTTTTTATGCTGATAATATTTCTATTTTTGGTGGAATAGTTGTTTTAAATCGGGAAGTCGATTTAGCGACTGCTGAAAAAATGCATGCTATTTTTCTTGAAATTATCATTGCACCGAGTTTTAGCGATGAAGCCTATCAAATTTTGGCAAAAAAGAAAAACTTACGCTTATTAACAGTAGCTATGACCGATATACTACCAAAAGAACTCGAGCTTACTTCGGTCCTCGGCGGAGCAGTTGTTCAAGAAATGGATACATTAGTTGAAAATGCTGCTGATTTTGAGGTCGTTTCATCTGTTAAACCAACTGATGAACAATTAAAAGCGTTAGTATTTGCTCAAAAAGCGGTTAAACATGTTAAATCGAATGCGATTTTAATTGCTGCACAAGGCCAAACGCTGGGAATTGGCGCCGGTCAGCCGAATCGAATCGATTCGGTTAAAATTGCCCTCAAACACGCTGAATTAAAAACGAATTTTGATCAAGCTGTCTTGGCTTCGGATGCTTTTTTCCCAATGGACGATTCGGTTGAATTTGCCGCTGAGCAGGGAATTAAGGCGATCGTTGAACCAGGTGGATCGATCAAGGACGAAGATTCGATTGCGATGGCAGATAAACTTGGCGTGGTTTTGGTTTTCTCACATAATCGTCATTTTAGACATTAAGGATGATAGAAAATGGCTAAGGTTTTAATTATTGGCGCTGGTGCGCGTGAACACATTTTGGCGAAGACTTTTCTTAAAAGTCCTCAAGTCGATCAGGTTTTTGTTGCTCCTGGCAACGAGGGGATGATTGAAAAACAAATTAAAATTGTTCCGATTAACGTTAGTAATCTAAAGGGACTGGTCGATTTCGCAAAAAAAGAAACAATTGATCTGACTTTTGTTGGCAGTGAAGAGCCTTTAGTTTTGGGAATTGTTGATGAATTCGAGAAAGCTGGTCTGAAAATTTTTGGACCAAATAAAGCTGCGGCCCAACTCGAAGGGTCCAAATCATTTGCTAAATCGATTTTAAAAGAAGCAAAGGTTCCAACAGCTGCTTTTTCGATAGTTCGATCTTTATCAGAAGCACAGAGGACTCTTATTAAACATGATTTTCCAGTTGTCTTCAAACTTGACGGATTGGCTGCCGGAAAAGGTGTTTCGATTATTTCTTCTTGTCAACAGGCGGAAGATTATATAGCAAATTTATATAAGGATAATCCGAATAAGAAACTGCTGATTGAAGAATTTATGCAGGGCCCCGAGTTTTCTCTTTTTAGCTTAGTCGGTAAAAATAATACAGTTGTTCATACGCCGATTGCCCAGGATCACAAACGTCGTTTTGATGGTGATAAAGGTCCAAATACTGGCGGAATGGGGGCCTACAGTCCGGTTTCTCAGATATCTTCCGCGGTTGTTGAGAAAGTGATTAAATCGATTGTCGAACCAACCTTAAATGTAATGCGAGATAAAGGCAATCCTTTCATTGGTGTTTTGTACACTGGGCTGATGCTGACAAAAAGCGGTCCAAAAGTTGTTGAGTTTAATGTCCGTTTTGGCGATCCCGAAACCCAGGTTGTTCTCCCACAACTAAATGGTGACTTCTATCAAGTAGTTATTGATCTTTTGAATGGTCAAAAACCCTTAGTCGAATGGCAAAAAAAAGAAATTTATTTGGCTGTTGTGATTGCAGCTCCTGGTTACCCAAATGATGTTAAGAAAGGATTTTCGACACCAATATTATCTGATATACCACCGGATTTGCAGATCGATTATGCTGCAGTTAAAAAAGATGGTCATAATTTGATATCCGATGGCGGTCGAGTGGCTACGATTGTCAGTCATGCAAAAAAGGTCCAGTTAGCGCAAAAAAATATTTATTCTTATTTGGATCAAGGCAAGTTACAACTTGCCTATCGTCATGACATTGCTTATCAACTAGCAAAATTTGAAATGAAAGACTAATCAAAAATTCCTTAATTTATTTGAAGTTGTTTTCGCTTGAAATATGCTTGCATTTAAACTTATTTCTGGTAAGATAAATAGCAACCAAGCAGGTATATCGTCGGATAATGGCTGACAGTTTCTACCCAACACCAATGTTGGACTATCTGTAGATGTCTTTTTTTGGCGTCTGCAGTGACTCTTGAAGCTTTCTGCGGATGCCTTTTTGTATGAATAGAGACGAGGATAAAGATGACAGATTTTTCAAATAAATATACTAAACTCGGTTTGACTTTTGACGATGTTTTACTTATTCCGGCGAAATCGGAAGTAACCCCTGATCAGGTTCAACTGGGAACCGATTTGACACCGAGCCTGCATTTAAATATTCCGATTTTAAGCGCTGCAATGGATACAGTTACTGAAAGTCCTATGGCAATTCAATTAGCTTTAAATGGCGGCCTGGGTGTCATCCATAAAAACATGCTGTCTGTCGATCAGGCTAAAGAAGTATCCAAGGTTAAACAGGCTGTAATTGATTTTGATAAATATCCGGACGCTGCTACTGATGAACACGGAAGATTAATCGTAGCCGCTGGTGTTGGCGTTACTAATGACACCCTTGATCGAGTTAAGGATTTAGTAGAAGCAGGTGCCGATGCAATTATTGTTGATTCTGCCCATGGACATTCAGAAGGCGTCCTAAGAAAAATCAGAGAAATTCGTGAAACATATCCTACTCTGAATATTATTGGCGGCAACATAGCTACTGGAACTGGCGCCCAAGCAATTTTTGAGGCCGGTGCCGATGTTGCAAAAGTTGGCATTGGTCCTGGATCGATTTGCACAACCCGCGTTGTTGCGGGTGTTGGCGTTCCACAGATTACGGCAATCACCGATGCTGCTGAAGTTGCTTCTAATTATAAAAAAACAATCATCGCCGATGGCGGTGCCAAGTGGTCTGGAGATATCGTTAAAGCGATTGCAGCTGGTGGAAATGCTGTCATGCTTGGATCAATGCTTGCCGGGACCCAAGAAGCTCCTGGTGAAGTAATCGTTGGTGAAGATGGCAATAAATATAAGACCTATCGTGGCATGGGCTCGATGGCTGCTATGCAAAACGGTTCCAAGGACCGTTATTTCCAAGGCGAAGTTAAAGAGGTCAATAAATTGGTTCCTGAAGGAATTGAAGCCGTTACTGCTTACAAAGGGACCGTTGATCATGTTATTTTTGAAGATTTAGGCGGTTTAAGGGCTGGCATGGGCTATACCGGATCGGCAACTGTTAAAGATTTGATTGAAAAGGCACAATTTGTCAGAATTACCAATGCTGGTTTGGTTGAATCCCATCCGCATGATGTTCAT of the Oenococcus sp. UCMA 16435 genome contains:
- a CDS encoding amidophosphoribosyltransferase encodes the protein MTELQTATDFRGLNEECGLFGVWGLPDAAQTTFYGMHALQHRGQEGAGIVSNDDGRLWQRRGLGLLSDVFRNPEKIASLKGSSAIGHVRYATAGTHGIENIQPYLVHFNDYQIALAHNGNITNALTLRKQLEDTGSIFQSSSDSEILLHLIRRSRQNSMKEKIAESLRQLRGGFAFLLLTPDALFAALDPHGFRPFCIGKLPGGQYVVASETAALNMTDAEFVRDVQPGELITINDQGMQIDHYTNNVTLNIDAMEYIYFARPDSTIYGVNVHIARKHMGRCLAREQPVAGADIVVGVPNSSLSAAQGYAEEAGLPNEMGLVKNQYIARTFIQPNQDKRERAVRMKLSAIKEVVNGKSIVLVDDSIVRGTTSMYIIRMLKDAGAKEVHVRIASPAFKYPSFYGVDMQTTTELMAANHSLEEMTKMIQADSLAFLSVQGLVDSINLKTPYNGSGLTTAYFDGHYPSPIYDYQASLQDKVDAGLVNFDPEPIAIMPEIFSVRKGI
- a CDS encoding phosphoribosylformylglycinamidine cyclo-ligase, giving the protein MVDAYSLAGVDIEAGNLAVKKMSTAVKSTYNDQVLAGIGGFASLFKFPKGYRKPILVSGTDGVGSKLLLAQAANEHQSIGQDLVAMVVNDLLAQGAKPLFMLDYIGIDKVASDKVSEIVSGIAKACRQSKMALIGGETAELPDMYAKDEYDLAAFAVGVVEEDKILNGSRLQIGDALLGIASNGLHSNGYSLVRNLLLTQAKKTWQQLDDSLQKELLKPTRIYAASLIPLLNNNKIHALSHITGGGLLENVPRMLSDQTAVEINWDSWPIPGIFQRLQEIGKLSTHEMQETFNLGIGMVAAVSDKESAEIMNQLKESGEKVYQIGKVVSRAKGQRIIKFIGNEPWKEKS
- the purN gene encoding phosphoribosylglycinamide formyltransferase, translated to MNPIKLAVFASGNGTNFTALVNYVKKQLPNVEIVRLIVDHKNAFVIQRAKKFGIPSTYINYRKFIDKSDAETKIIGCLKENQVSGILLAGFMRIIGPNLLSAFPNRIINIHPALLPSFPGRHGIEDAFEYGVKVTGVTIHYVDNGIDSGKIIAQAPVRIKESDNLESLEKRIHRLEHRLYPQTLRQLIKKGVFTV
- the purH gene encoding bifunctional phosphoribosylaminoimidazolecarboxamide formyltransferase/IMP cyclohydrolase — protein: MKRALLSVSDKRGLIDFAKGLIENDYEIISTGGTLKFLTEAGVKAKVVEEITGFPEILDGRVKTLHPKIHAGLLAKRENFEHMKTLKDHDITPIDLLAVNLYPFKETIEKNNVSYDEAIENIDIGGPSMLRSAAKNARDVIVVVDPDDYDLVLKVIANSTISDDFRQHLQAKTFRHTAAYDALIANYLSKEEYPEKLTVTYDKDFDLRYGENPNQTAAVYADVIPKAYSILQAKILHGKKLSYNNIKDADAALRTIADFQDQPTVVTLKHMNPAGIGQASTIENAWDKAFYADNISIFGGIVVLNREVDLATAEKMHAIFLEIIIAPSFSDEAYQILAKKKNLRLLTVAMTDILPKELELTSVLGGAVVQEMDTLVENAADFEVVSSVKPTDEQLKALVFAQKAVKHVKSNAILIAAQGQTLGIGAGQPNRIDSVKIALKHAELKTNFDQAVLASDAFFPMDDSVEFAAEQGIKAIVEPGGSIKDEDSIAMADKLGVVLVFSHNRHFRH
- the purD gene encoding phosphoribosylamine--glycine ligase; this translates as MAKVLIIGAGAREHILAKTFLKSPQVDQVFVAPGNEGMIEKQIKIVPINVSNLKGLVDFAKKETIDLTFVGSEEPLVLGIVDEFEKAGLKIFGPNKAAAQLEGSKSFAKSILKEAKVPTAAFSIVRSLSEAQRTLIKHDFPVVFKLDGLAAGKGVSIISSCQQAEDYIANLYKDNPNKKLLIEEFMQGPEFSLFSLVGKNNTVVHTPIAQDHKRRFDGDKGPNTGGMGAYSPVSQISSAVVEKVIKSIVEPTLNVMRDKGNPFIGVLYTGLMLTKSGPKVVEFNVRFGDPETQVVLPQLNGDFYQVVIDLLNGQKPLVEWQKKEIYLAVVIAAPGYPNDVKKGFSTPILSDIPPDLQIDYAAVKKDGHNLISDGGRVATIVSHAKKVQLAQKNIYSYLDQGKLQLAYRHDIAYQLAKFEMKD
- a CDS encoding guanosine monophosphate reductase, with amino-acid sequence MTDFSNKYTKLGLTFDDVLLIPAKSEVTPDQVQLGTDLTPSLHLNIPILSAAMDTVTESPMAIQLALNGGLGVIHKNMLSVDQAKEVSKVKQAVIDFDKYPDAATDEHGRLIVAAGVGVTNDTLDRVKDLVEAGADAIIVDSAHGHSEGVLRKIREIRETYPTLNIIGGNIATGTGAQAIFEAGADVAKVGIGPGSICTTRVVAGVGVPQITAITDAAEVASNYKKTIIADGGAKWSGDIVKAIAAGGNAVMLGSMLAGTQEAPGEVIVGEDGNKYKTYRGMGSMAAMQNGSKDRYFQGEVKEVNKLVPEGIEAVTAYKGTVDHVIFEDLGGLRAGMGYTGSATVKDLIEKAQFVRITNAGLVESHPHDVHITKQAPNYVRV